The Brassica napus cultivar Da-Ae chromosome C7, Da-Ae, whole genome shotgun sequence genome has a segment encoding these proteins:
- the LOC106409590 gene encoding truncated transcription factor CAULIFLOWER A-like, whose product MPLCVYSIFMQKMGRGRVQLRRIENKIRRQVTFSKRRTGLVKKVQEISVLCDADVALIVFSPKGKLFEYSAGSSMESILDRYERCSFAGQNIPTPSLESQGECSTECSKLLRMIDAMKRSLRHLKGEEVDALSIRELQGLEVQLDTSLKRIRSRKNQLMVESITQLQKKEKELKELKKQLTKKVDQREDIETQNLSQGLASLATPPCEPPHPLPEPISPNPPLPLGNISQRNEVGEVDGGTLIIRPTNTTLPHWMPRVTGE is encoded by the exons ATGCCTTTGTGTGTATATAGCATATTTATGCAGA aaATGGGAAGGGGAAGGGTTCAGTTACGGCGGATCGAGAACAAGATAAGGAGACAAGTGACATTTTCAAAGCGAAGAACGGGTTTGGTGAAGAAAGTTCAAGAGATCTCAGTGTTATGTGATGCTGATGTTGCTTTGATTGTCTTCTCTCCAAAAGGCAAGCTCTTCGAGTACTCTGCTGGTTCCAG CATGGAAAGCATTCTTGATCGATATGAGAGATGTTCATTCGCCGGTCAAAATATTCCTACACCAAGTTTGGAGTCACAG GGTGAGTGCTCAACAGAATGTTCGAAGCTCTTGAGGATGATTGATGCTATGAAAAGAAGCTTAAG GCACTTGAAAGGAGAAGAGGTTGATGCTCTAAGTATCAGAGAGCTCCAGGGTCTGGAAGTGCAACTTGATACTTCCCTCAAGAGAATTCGCTCAAGAAAG AACCAGCTCATGGTAGAGTCCATAACGCAGCTCCAGAAAAAG GAGAAGGAACTCAAAGAACTGAAGAAACAGCTAACAAAGAAG GTTGATCAAAGAGAAGACATTGAGACTCAAAACCTCAGCCAAGGGTTAGCCTCATTGGCAACGCCACCATGTGAGCCACCGCACCCGTTGCCCGAACCAATATCTCCCAATCCTCCTTTACCACTTGG GAACATCTCGCAAAGGAATGAAGTTGGAGAAGTAGATGGTGGAACCCTAATAATTCGACCGACGAATACAACATTGCCGCACTGGATGCCCCGGGTCACTGGAGAATAG